CCCCTGAGCGACGTGGAAACCACCTCGGCGGCGGATGCCTTCACCTTTCTGGCGCACGATGCCAACTACGACGGTGAACTCAGCCGCGACGAGTTCGAGACGGCCCGCAGCGACCACGACCGCCAGCAGGACCCGCGGCGCTTCGAACGCTATGACGCGGACGGCAACGGCGTGATCAGCCGCGAGGAGTTCATGGCAGGCATGGCCCAGGACCGCGCGCAAAAACCGACCGACGGGCCTTCGATCGGCCCGGACACGGCCTCGCCATAAACGCCATCAAGCTCCAAAGACAGTCAACCCCGCGAGGCTTGCGCTTCGCGGGGTTGGTGTTCAGGAGGCGGATTTGCCGTCAATTCGGCCGGGTGGTTCGCACCACCGGATGTCGCCACACCCTTCACCGTCCTGTCGCAA
This sequence is a window from Candidatus Sericytochromatia bacterium. Protein-coding genes within it:
- a CDS encoding EF-hand domain-containing protein yields the protein MSDHADLPNPSQRPAAPLSDVETTSAADAFTFLAHDANYDGELSRDEFETARSDHDRQQDPRRFERYDADGNGVISREEFMAGMAQDRAQKPTDGPSIGPDTASP